The Algoriphagus sanaruensis genome window below encodes:
- a CDS encoding DNA polymerase III subunit alpha, which yields MFINCHSHFSFKYGTMSVEALIAEAKGKKLDALALTDINCTAGVFPFIRAAQKAGIHPVIGIDFRNGTDQRYIGLARNQEGFFELNKHLSEHLTRKREFKSRAPKFENSFVIYPFSEKSFPLQENEFVGVHPSQLNKVLTSPWYRKKEKLVLLQPATFSSKLEFNAHRLLRSMDLNTLLSKLPSTEQADPTDQLYSYADLIARCESHSYLLVNAQKLLEQCQFSFYFQAVKNRRDILGSDWEDFDYLRQETFKGALRRYPDFSPKISERIDKELELIQQKGFVSYFLINYDIITFAQHRNFYHVGRGSGANSIVAYCLGITDVDPIELDLYFERFINLYRENPPDFDIDFSWTDRDEVTDYIFRKYNGEQEEHVALLGSYSTFQYNSMLRELGKVFGLPKTDIESLIHHADKEGYEPDQFGKLIIKYSRVLHDMPSHLTIHACGILISHKSIHYYTATDMPPKGFPLAHIDMHTAEDIGLHKFDILSQRGLGHIKSSLEIIYQNQGVKVDIREVEKFKKDPKIKEHLRTGHTIGAFYVESPAMRMLLAKMKADTYLELVAASSIIRPGVARSGMMREYILRHIDHERRKTAHPVMADIMPETYGIMVYQEDVIKVAHYFAGLSLAEADVLRRGMSGKSRSKDEFQRVKDKFFSNCQKLGREDQVAKEVWHQIESFAGYSFAKGHSASFAVESYQSLYLKAYFPLEFMVGVINNFGGFYHTEFYVHELRMNGANIQAPHLNESEYLTRILGKTVYLGFIHMKYLEKGTVEKLLSERRANGPFLGLADFVARVEIGLEQLLILIRMTCFRFTGKTKQELLWEAHFLQNKRKAVVSTNELFRSTSTEISFGKKPPQVPDLDETDIRQEILDQIDILEFPLDSPFHLVKDQSLQGIKAREMTQYLGKHVTILGYLVTVKYTRTVKGDVMNFGTFLDREGDWIDTVHFPPVVKKYPFKGRAIYRIEGKVVEEFGFYSIEVDKLERMAYWNAAE from the coding sequence CAGCTTCAAATACGGGACGATGTCTGTGGAAGCGCTGATCGCTGAGGCGAAAGGCAAAAAGCTCGACGCCCTCGCCCTGACCGACATTAATTGCACGGCGGGAGTCTTTCCGTTTATCCGTGCAGCGCAAAAGGCCGGTATCCATCCTGTCATCGGCATCGACTTTCGCAATGGAACCGACCAACGGTACATCGGTTTGGCGAGGAATCAGGAAGGTTTTTTTGAGCTGAACAAACACCTCTCCGAGCACCTGACCCGAAAGCGTGAGTTTAAGTCACGAGCTCCCAAATTTGAAAACAGCTTTGTGATCTATCCTTTTTCAGAGAAATCCTTTCCCTTGCAGGAAAATGAATTCGTCGGTGTACATCCCAGTCAACTCAATAAAGTACTGACATCTCCCTGGTATCGTAAAAAGGAAAAGCTCGTCCTTCTTCAACCGGCGACCTTTAGTTCCAAACTGGAGTTTAACGCTCACCGCCTTTTGCGAAGCATGGATTTGAATACGCTATTGAGCAAACTTCCAAGTACTGAGCAGGCCGATCCTACCGACCAGCTCTACTCCTATGCCGATCTGATTGCCCGCTGCGAAAGCCACAGCTACCTCCTCGTCAATGCCCAAAAGCTTCTCGAGCAGTGCCAGTTTTCCTTCTATTTCCAAGCAGTCAAAAACCGCCGGGATATTCTTGGTTCGGACTGGGAAGACTTTGATTATCTCAGACAGGAAACCTTCAAAGGAGCCTTGCGGCGTTATCCTGATTTTTCCCCAAAAATCTCCGAACGAATCGACAAAGAACTCGAGCTCATCCAGCAGAAGGGCTTTGTCTCTTACTTCCTGATCAACTATGACATCATCACTTTTGCGCAGCACCGCAACTTCTATCACGTAGGGAGAGGCTCGGGTGCAAATAGCATTGTGGCTTACTGTTTGGGCATCACCGATGTGGATCCGATAGAGTTGGACTTGTACTTTGAGCGCTTTATCAACTTATATCGGGAAAATCCTCCCGACTTCGATATTGACTTCAGTTGGACGGATCGAGACGAGGTGACGGATTACATTTTCCGAAAATACAATGGGGAACAAGAGGAGCATGTCGCCCTATTGGGTTCCTACAGCACTTTTCAATACAACTCCATGCTTCGGGAGCTGGGAAAAGTATTTGGTCTACCCAAAACCGATATCGAGTCCCTCATTCATCATGCAGACAAAGAAGGCTACGAGCCCGATCAGTTTGGCAAGCTGATCATCAAATACTCGCGAGTGCTACACGACATGCCCTCGCACCTGACGATTCACGCCTGCGGAATCCTGATTTCTCACAAATCTATCCACTACTACACGGCGACGGATATGCCTCCGAAGGGGTTTCCACTCGCACACATCGACATGCATACCGCTGAAGATATCGGCTTGCATAAGTTTGACATTCTGAGCCAACGGGGTCTGGGTCACATCAAATCCAGTCTGGAGATCATCTATCAAAATCAAGGAGTAAAGGTGGATATCCGTGAGGTCGAAAAATTCAAAAAAGACCCAAAAATCAAAGAACATCTGCGCACTGGACATACCATCGGGGCATTCTATGTAGAGTCACCTGCCATGCGCATGCTACTAGCCAAGATGAAAGCTGATACTTACCTCGAACTAGTCGCTGCCAGCTCCATCATACGTCCCGGCGTGGCTAGATCGGGAATGATGAGGGAATACATCCTGCGACACATCGACCATGAGCGCCGCAAAACCGCACACCCTGTGATGGCCGATATCATGCCTGAGACCTATGGGATCATGGTCTATCAAGAGGATGTGATCAAGGTAGCCCACTATTTCGCAGGCCTCAGTCTGGCCGAAGCTGACGTGCTACGCAGAGGAATGAGCGGAAAATCCAGATCCAAGGATGAATTTCAACGAGTCAAGGACAAGTTTTTCAGCAATTGCCAGAAGCTCGGTCGGGAAGATCAGGTAGCCAAAGAAGTCTGGCATCAGATCGAGAGCTTTGCGGGGTATTCATTTGCCAAGGGCCATTCGGCTTCGTTTGCTGTGGAGAGCTATCAGAGTCTGTACCTCAAGGCTTATTTCCCACTGGAATTTATGGTAGGTGTAATCAACAACTTCGGGGGATTTTACCACACTGAATTCTATGTACACGAACTCCGAATGAACGGAGCCAACATCCAAGCTCCACATCTGAACGAGAGCGAATACCTGACCCGAATCCTCGGAAAAACCGTCTACCTCGGCTTTATCCACATGAAATATCTGGAAAAGGGCACCGTAGAAAAACTGCTTTCCGAGCGGAGAGCAAACGGCCCATTTCTAGGATTGGCAGACTTTGTAGCAAGGGTGGAAATCGGCTTGGAGCAGCTCCTGATCCTAATTCGAATGACTTGCTTTCGATTTACTGGAAAAACGAAGCAAGAACTCCTTTGGGAAGCTCATTTTCTCCAAAACAAGCGAAAGGCTGTCGTAAGTACGAATGAACTTTTTCGCTCAACCTCAACTGAGATCAGCTTTGGCAAAAAGCCTCCTCAAGTCCCAGATCTGGACGAAACCGATATTCGACAGGAGATTTTGGATCAGATCGATATTTTGGAGTTTCCCTTGGACTCTCCTTTTCACTTAGTCAAAGACCAAAGCCTCCAAGGCATCAAGGCACGTGAAATGACTCAATACTTGGGAAAACACGTCACCATCCTAGGCTACCTGGTCACGGTGAAATATACCCGAACGGTCAAGGGGGATGTGATGAACTTCGGGACTTTTTTGGATCGAGAGGGGGACTGGATCGACACAGTGCACTTCCCTCCCGTGGTCAAAAAGTATCCTTTCAAAGGTCGGGCAATCTACCGAATCGAGGGGAAAGTGGTGGAAGAATTCGGCTTCTACTCCATCGAAGTGGACAAGCTAGAGCGAATGGCGTATTGGAATGCGGCGGAATAG